The Setaria italica strain Yugu1 chromosome IX, Setaria_italica_v2.0, whole genome shotgun sequence genome has a window encoding:
- the LOC101765804 gene encoding peptidyl-tRNA hydrolase, mitochondrial → MSEMLSNRLAPLLSKRCFSSLQTSSPFSSLSPIQPWLFIGLGNPGEKYQSTRHNVGFDMIDAFAESQGIPLTTHYFKALFGEGMVDGVPVLLAKPQTYMNLSGESVGPLAAYYKLPLNRILVAFDDMDLPCGVLRLQPKGGFGRHNGLKCVIYHFRRNQEFCRLRIGIGRPPGQMDPKAFVLQKFNRTGRERIDSAIKEGVNILKMVATKGLTEAARLSNADQKYKHLRSHDLQD, encoded by the exons ATGAGCGAGATGCTCTCAAATAGATTGGCGCCCTTGCTTTCCAAGCGTTGTTTCTCTAGCCTTCAGACATCCTCACCATTTTCCTCGTTGTCCCCAATACAACCATGGTTATTTATCGGTCTTGGCAACCCTGGTGAGAAGTACCAATCCACCAGGCACAAT GTGGGGTTTGATATGATAGACGCATTTGCAGAGTCTCAGGGTATACCACTGACTACACATTACTTCAAAGCACTATTTGGTGAAG GGATGGTTGATGGGGTCCCTGTTCTTCTTGCCAAGCCTCAGACTTATATGAATCTCAGTGGAGAATCT GTTGGTCCACTTGCTGCCTATTATAAACTGCCACTTAATCGCATCCTGGTG GCATTTGATGACATGGACTTACCATGTGGAGTTCTCCGTTTACAGCCAAAAGGAGGTTTTGGACGGCACAATGG GTTGAAGTGTGTGATATACCACTTTCGCAGGAATCAAGAATTTTGCCGATTAAGGATTG GAATTGGACGGCCACCTGGCCAGATGGATCCTAAAGCTTTTGTTCTTCAGAAGTTTAATAGAACTGGTCGTGAACGG ATTGATTCAGCCATAAAAGAGGGTGTTAACATTCTGAAGATGGTGGCCACCAAGGGTTTGACAGAGGCTGCAAGATTGTCAAATGCAGATCAGAAGTATAAGCATCTGAGATCACATGATCTTCAAGACTGA
- the LOC101766223 gene encoding BTB/POZ domain-containing protein At1g03010 isoform X1, giving the protein MGVATVTELKQSISGKRTFRPSLISRHANEWPPTDVSSDLTVEVGTSSFALHKLFAQFPLVSRSGKIRRLVAEAKDAKLARLSLHGTPGGAQAFELAAKFCYGVHVEVTVANVAMLRCAAHYLQMTEDFSDKNLELRAEAFLRDAVLPSIASSVSVLRSCEALLPAAEDVNLVARLIAAIASNVCKEQLTSGLSKLDQCAQLRPAAAFVELDSPGDWWGKSVAGLGLDFFQRLLSAVKAKGLKQETVTRILINYAQNSLHGLMARDVHGGAKCGGGGADADAARKQRAVVEAIVGLLPAQSKRSPVPMAFLSGLLKTAMSVSASSICTADLEKRIGMQLDQAILEDILIAAGAGAGAATACGQLHGLYDTDVVARIFSVFLNLDDDSEEDGGFDYDSPRSPKQSLLVKAAKLLDSYLAEVALDSNILPSKFISLAELLPDHARLVTDGLYRAVDIFLKVHPNIKEAERYRLCKAIDCQRLTPDACSHAAQNERLPVQMAVQVLYFEQLRLRSAIQAGGGGGGMSMGGHDAALFFGCAAAAASAQGCGGVTNMRSGSGVGSGAMSPRDNYASVRRENRELKLEVARMRMRLTDLEKDHVSMKRELVRVGPANRLLRGFARSLSRLNALFRMRPAAEPGLQQLGAKATADAKVLFQRRRRHSIS; this is encoded by the exons atgggcgTGGCGACGGTGACAGAGCTGAAGCAGAGCATCTCCGGGAAGAGGACGTTCCGGCCGAGCCTCATCAGCCGCCACGCCAATGAGTG GCCTCCGACCGACGTCTCCAGCGACCTCACCGTCGAGGTCGGCACGTCCAGCTTCGCCCTCCACAAG CTGTTCGCGCAGTTCCCGCTGGTGTCCCGGAGCGGCAAGATCCGGCGGCTCGTCGCGGAGGCCAAGGACGCCAAGCTGGCGCGGCTCAGCCTGCACGGCACGcccggcggcgcgcaggcgtTCGAGCTCGCCGCCAAGTTCTGCTACGGCGTCCACGTCGAGGTCACGGTCGCCAACGTCGCGATGCTTCGCTGCGCAGCGCACTACCTGCAGATGACCGAGGACTTCTCCGACAAGAACCTGGAGCTCCGCGCCGAGGCCTTCCTCCGCGACGCCGTGCTCCCCAGCATCGCCAGCTCCGTCTCCGTGCTCCGCAGCTGCGAGGCGCTGCTCCCGGCCGCCGAGGACGTCAACCTCGTCGCGCGCCtcatcgccgccatcgccagcAACGTGTGCAAGGAGCAGCTCACCTCGGGGCTCTCCAAGCTGGACCAGTGCGCGCAGctcaggccggcggcggcgttcgtGGAGCTCGACTCGCCGGGCGACTGGTGGGGCAAGTCGGTGGCCGGCCTCGGGCTCGACTTCTTCCAGCGGCTGCTCTCCGCTGTGAAGGCCAAGGGGCTCAAGCAGGAGACTGTGACGCGGATCCTCATCAACTACGCGCAGAACTCGCTGCACGGGCTCATGGCAAGGGACGTGCACGGCGGCGCCaagtgcggcggcggaggcgcggacgccgacgccgccaggAAGCAGCGCGCCGTCGTGGAGGCCATCGTGGGCCTGCTCCCGGCGCAGTCGAAGAGGAGCCCCGTGCCGATGGCCTTCCTGTCGGGGCTCCTCAAGACGGCGATGTCGGTGTCCGCGTCCAGCATCTGCACGGCCGACCTCGAGAAGCGGATCGGCATGCAGCTGGACCAGGCCATCCTGGAGGACAtcctcatcgccgccggcgccggcgcgggtgcGGCCACGGCGTGCGGGCAGCTGCACGGTCTGTACGACACGGACGTGGTGGCGCGCATCTTCTCGGTGTTCCTGAACCTGGACGACGACagcgaggaggacggcgggtTCGACTACGACAGCCCGCGGTCCCCGAAGCAGAGCCTCCTGGTGAAGGCCGCCAAGCTGCTCGACAGCTACCTCGCCGAGGTGGCGCTCGACTCCAACATCCTCCCCTCCAAGTTCATCTCCCTCGCCGAGCTGCTCCCCGACCACGCCCGCCTCGTCACCGACGGCCTCTACCGCGCCGTCGACATCTTCCTCAAG GTGCACCCGAACATCAAGGAGGCGGAGCGGTACCGGCTGTGCAAGGCGATCGACTGCCAGCGGCTGACGCCGGACGCGTGCAGCCACGCGGCGCAGAACGAGCGGCTGCCGGTGCAGATGGCGGTGCAGGTGCTCTACTTCGAGCAGCTGCGGCTGCGGAGCGCGATCCAGgccgggggcggtggcggcggcatgaGCATGGGCGGGCACGACGCGGCGCTCTTCTTCGGGtgcgcggctgcggcggcgtcggcgcaggGCTGCGGCGGCGTCACGAACATGCGGTCCGGCAGCGGCGTGGGGAGCGGCGCCATGTCGCCGCGGGACAACTACGCGTCGGTGCGGCGCGAGAACCGGGAGCTGAAGCTGGAGGTGGCGCGGATGCGGATGCGGCTCACGGACCTGGAGAAGGACCACGTCAGCATGAAGCGGGAGCTGGTGCGCGTCGGCCCCGCGAACCGCCTGCTCCGGGGCTTCGCGCGCAGCCTCAGCAGGCTCAACGCGCTCTTCCGCAtgcgccccgccgccgagccCGGCCTGCAGCAGCTCGGCGCCAAGGCCACCGCCGACGCCAAGGTGCtcttccagcgccgccgccgccactccatCTCGTGA
- the LOC101766223 gene encoding BTB/POZ domain-containing protein At1g03010 isoform X2, translating to MGVATVTELKQSISGKRTFRPSLISRHANEWPPTDVSSDLTVEVGTSSFALHKFPLVSRSGKIRRLVAEAKDAKLARLSLHGTPGGAQAFELAAKFCYGVHVEVTVANVAMLRCAAHYLQMTEDFSDKNLELRAEAFLRDAVLPSIASSVSVLRSCEALLPAAEDVNLVARLIAAIASNVCKEQLTSGLSKLDQCAQLRPAAAFVELDSPGDWWGKSVAGLGLDFFQRLLSAVKAKGLKQETVTRILINYAQNSLHGLMARDVHGGAKCGGGGADADAARKQRAVVEAIVGLLPAQSKRSPVPMAFLSGLLKTAMSVSASSICTADLEKRIGMQLDQAILEDILIAAGAGAGAATACGQLHGLYDTDVVARIFSVFLNLDDDSEEDGGFDYDSPRSPKQSLLVKAAKLLDSYLAEVALDSNILPSKFISLAELLPDHARLVTDGLYRAVDIFLKVHPNIKEAERYRLCKAIDCQRLTPDACSHAAQNERLPVQMAVQVLYFEQLRLRSAIQAGGGGGGMSMGGHDAALFFGCAAAAASAQGCGGVTNMRSGSGVGSGAMSPRDNYASVRRENRELKLEVARMRMRLTDLEKDHVSMKRELVRVGPANRLLRGFARSLSRLNALFRMRPAAEPGLQQLGAKATADAKVLFQRRRRHSIS from the exons atgggcgTGGCGACGGTGACAGAGCTGAAGCAGAGCATCTCCGGGAAGAGGACGTTCCGGCCGAGCCTCATCAGCCGCCACGCCAATGAGTG GCCTCCGACCGACGTCTCCAGCGACCTCACCGTCGAGGTCGGCACGTCCAGCTTCGCCCTCCACAAG TTCCCGCTGGTGTCCCGGAGCGGCAAGATCCGGCGGCTCGTCGCGGAGGCCAAGGACGCCAAGCTGGCGCGGCTCAGCCTGCACGGCACGcccggcggcgcgcaggcgtTCGAGCTCGCCGCCAAGTTCTGCTACGGCGTCCACGTCGAGGTCACGGTCGCCAACGTCGCGATGCTTCGCTGCGCAGCGCACTACCTGCAGATGACCGAGGACTTCTCCGACAAGAACCTGGAGCTCCGCGCCGAGGCCTTCCTCCGCGACGCCGTGCTCCCCAGCATCGCCAGCTCCGTCTCCGTGCTCCGCAGCTGCGAGGCGCTGCTCCCGGCCGCCGAGGACGTCAACCTCGTCGCGCGCCtcatcgccgccatcgccagcAACGTGTGCAAGGAGCAGCTCACCTCGGGGCTCTCCAAGCTGGACCAGTGCGCGCAGctcaggccggcggcggcgttcgtGGAGCTCGACTCGCCGGGCGACTGGTGGGGCAAGTCGGTGGCCGGCCTCGGGCTCGACTTCTTCCAGCGGCTGCTCTCCGCTGTGAAGGCCAAGGGGCTCAAGCAGGAGACTGTGACGCGGATCCTCATCAACTACGCGCAGAACTCGCTGCACGGGCTCATGGCAAGGGACGTGCACGGCGGCGCCaagtgcggcggcggaggcgcggacgccgacgccgccaggAAGCAGCGCGCCGTCGTGGAGGCCATCGTGGGCCTGCTCCCGGCGCAGTCGAAGAGGAGCCCCGTGCCGATGGCCTTCCTGTCGGGGCTCCTCAAGACGGCGATGTCGGTGTCCGCGTCCAGCATCTGCACGGCCGACCTCGAGAAGCGGATCGGCATGCAGCTGGACCAGGCCATCCTGGAGGACAtcctcatcgccgccggcgccggcgcgggtgcGGCCACGGCGTGCGGGCAGCTGCACGGTCTGTACGACACGGACGTGGTGGCGCGCATCTTCTCGGTGTTCCTGAACCTGGACGACGACagcgaggaggacggcgggtTCGACTACGACAGCCCGCGGTCCCCGAAGCAGAGCCTCCTGGTGAAGGCCGCCAAGCTGCTCGACAGCTACCTCGCCGAGGTGGCGCTCGACTCCAACATCCTCCCCTCCAAGTTCATCTCCCTCGCCGAGCTGCTCCCCGACCACGCCCGCCTCGTCACCGACGGCCTCTACCGCGCCGTCGACATCTTCCTCAAG GTGCACCCGAACATCAAGGAGGCGGAGCGGTACCGGCTGTGCAAGGCGATCGACTGCCAGCGGCTGACGCCGGACGCGTGCAGCCACGCGGCGCAGAACGAGCGGCTGCCGGTGCAGATGGCGGTGCAGGTGCTCTACTTCGAGCAGCTGCGGCTGCGGAGCGCGATCCAGgccgggggcggtggcggcggcatgaGCATGGGCGGGCACGACGCGGCGCTCTTCTTCGGGtgcgcggctgcggcggcgtcggcgcaggGCTGCGGCGGCGTCACGAACATGCGGTCCGGCAGCGGCGTGGGGAGCGGCGCCATGTCGCCGCGGGACAACTACGCGTCGGTGCGGCGCGAGAACCGGGAGCTGAAGCTGGAGGTGGCGCGGATGCGGATGCGGCTCACGGACCTGGAGAAGGACCACGTCAGCATGAAGCGGGAGCTGGTGCGCGTCGGCCCCGCGAACCGCCTGCTCCGGGGCTTCGCGCGCAGCCTCAGCAGGCTCAACGCGCTCTTCCGCAtgcgccccgccgccgagccCGGCCTGCAGCAGCTCGGCGCCAAGGCCACCGCCGACGCCAAGGTGCtcttccagcgccgccgccgccactccatCTCGTGA